The nucleotide sequence TTGCTCTTGTCCGTGCCACACAGCGCGAGGCTTTCGTCGATCCGGGCGAGCGCCTTTGCGCTCTGCTCATACATAGAGGAACTGACCGGATCGGGCGCGACGGCTACCGTGAAAACCAGGTCGTCGTGAGCGACGGCGCGGCTGCGGGTGGGTGTGAGCCCGGCAAAGCGATGGATCATGAGAATCTCCGGTTAGCGGCCTGCAATATGCTTCGCGATGACAGGGAA is from Bradyrhizobium sp. AZCC 2176 and encodes:
- a CDS encoding RidA family protein; the protein is MIHRFAGLTPTRSRAVAHDDLVFTVAVAPDPVSSSMYEQSAKALARIDESLALCGTDKSKILSAIVYVTDITRKGEMNRAWDEWVDTKNPPMRACLGVDLEPPHIVEIVVTAVK